The following are encoded together in the Panicum virgatum strain AP13 chromosome 6K, P.virgatum_v5, whole genome shotgun sequence genome:
- the LOC120711805 gene encoding 3-hydroxyacyl-[acyl-carrier-protein] dehydratase FabZ-like — MEAAAVPRSAAICRAAPAVPAARARALALPRRARSASAPAPRRLVLAARRAADGDSVETAPEAVPIEKRFPAFPSVMDINQIREILPHRFPFLLVDRVIEYKAGEYAVGIKNVTINDNFFPGHFPERPIMPGVLMVEAMAQVGGLVMLQPEVGGSRDNFFFAGIDKVRFRKPVIAGDTLIMRMTLTKYQKRFGLAKMDGKAYVGGDLVCEGEFLLVSATE, encoded by the exons atggaggccgccgccgtgcccagaTCCGCGGCCatctgccgcgccgcgccggcggtcccggccgcgcgcgcccgcgccctggccctgccccgccgcgcgcgctccgcgtcggccccggcgccgcgccgcctcgtcctcgccgcgcgccgcgccgccgacggcgacaGCGTCGAGACGGCGCCGGAGGCGGTCCCCATCGAGAAAA GGTTCCCTGCCTTCCCCAGCGTCATGGACATCAACCAGATCCGCGAGATCCTCCCCCACAG GTTCCCATTTCTTTTGGTTGATAGAGTAATTGAATACAAGGCTGGAGAATATGCAGTGGGGATCAAGAATGTTACGATAAATGATAACTTCTTCCCAGGACATTTCCCTGAACGCCCCATAATGCCTGGTGTTCTCATGGTTGAG GCTATGGCTCAGGTTGGGGGTCTGGTGATGCTGCAACCTGAAGTTGGTGGATCTCGAGACAACTTCTTTTTTGCAGGGATTGACAAAGTTAGGTTCCGGAAGCCAGTGATTGCTGGGGACACATTGATCATGAGAATGACTCTGACAAAGTACCAGAAGAGATTTGGACTCGCAAAGATGGATGGAAAAGCTTATGTTGGTGGTGACCTAGTTTGTGAGGGGGAGTTCCTCCTTGTCAGTGCAACTGAATAG
- the LOC120711806 gene encoding reticulon-like protein B23 — protein MDPSAGGGGDPAAARGAGAGRWAVVAVCGGLVYYHCAVRRASAVSLAADVLLVLLCSLSILGLLFRHLHISVPVDPLEWQISQEMANSIVASLANTIGAAESVLRVAATGHDKKLFFKVVFTLYFLAALGRVVSGAAVAYAALCIFCLYMFAQSTDLFDQLPSWVPVGRDSLGSAQDTT, from the exons ATGGACCccagcgctggcggcggcggcgaccccgcggcggcgaggggggcgGGGGCCGGGCGGTGGGCGGTGGTCGCGGTGTGCGGGGGGCTGGTCTACTACCACTGCGCGGTGCGGCGCGCCAGCGCGGtgtccctcgccgccgacgtgctcctcgtcctcctctgctcgctctccatcctcggcctcctcttccGCCACCTCCACATCTC GGTGCCGGTGGATCCTCTTGAATGGCAGATTTCTCAGGAAATGGCAAATAGCATAGTTGCATCCTTGGCTAATACCATAGGTGCTGCTGAGTCTGTGTTAAGGGTGGCTGCAACTGGACATGACAAGAAGCTATTTTTCAAG GTGGTGTTTACATTGTATTTTCTAGCAGCTTTGGGAAGAGTGGTGTCAGGAGCTGCAGTTGCTTATGCTG CACTATGCATCTTCTGCCTCTATATGTTTGCACAAAGCACCGATCTATTTGATCAACTTCCTTCCTGGGTACCTGTGGGAAGGGATTCATTGGGCAGTGCTCAGGATACCACGTGA